One part of the Mya arenaria isolate MELC-2E11 chromosome 3, ASM2691426v1 genome encodes these proteins:
- the LOC128228986 gene encoding microsomal glutathione S-transferase 1-like isoform X1, producing the protein MAVEISVENGLFRTYAFYACFLLIKILSNNVITVYYRTIRKSYRVPEDYVMANAKDTGGSTHPDVERAVRIHVHDIENIVPFILIGFFYVLTGPTVALATWYFRLFTCARLLHTASYLLKLQPYRTIGHVLATVINVLMATSTLCSLF; encoded by the exons ATGGCGGTCGAAATATCGGTTGAGAACGGCTTATTCAGAACTTATGcattttatgcatgtttcttGCTGATAAAGATTTTGTCTAATAACGTTATTACCGTTTACTACAGGACTATTCGAAAG tCCTACAGGGTGCCCGAAGATTATGTTATGGCAAATGCAAAAGATACTGGAGGCAGTACCCATCCCGATGTTGAACGAGCTGTCAG AATTCATGTACACGACATTGAAAACATCGTGCCATTCATCTTGATCGGTTTCTTTTACGTCTTGACCGGCCCGACCGTGGCGCTGGCCACTTGGTACTTCCGGTTATTCACGTGTGCACGCCTCTTGCACACCGCCTCCTACCTGCTTAAGTTGCAGCCGTACCGGACCATTGGGCACGTGCTGGCCACCGTCATCAACGTCCTCATGGCCACGAGCACTCTGTGCTCACTTTTTTGA
- the LOC128228986 gene encoding microsomal glutathione S-transferase 1-like isoform X2, translating into MAVEISLENGLFKTYAFYACFLLIKILSNNVITVYYRTIRKSYRVPEDYVMANAKDTGGSTHPDVERAVRIHVHDIENIVPFILIGFFYVLTGPTVALATWYFRLFTCARLLHTASYLLKLQPYRTIGHVLATVINVLMATSTLCSLF; encoded by the exons ATGGCGGTCGAAATATCGCTTGAAAACGGCTTATTCAAAACCTATGcattttatgcatgtttcttGCTGATAAAGATTTTGTCTAATAACGTAATTACCGTTTACTACAGGACTATTCGAAAG tCCTACAGGGTGCCCGAAGATTATGTTATGGCAAATGCAAAAGATACTGGAGGCAGTACCCATCCCGATGTTGAACGAGCTGTCAG AATTCATGTACACGACATTGAAAACATCGTGCCATTCATCTTGATCGGTTTCTTTTACGTCTTGACCGGCCCGACCGTGGCGCTGGCCACTTGGTACTTCCGGTTATTCACGTGTGCACGCCTCTTGCACACCGCCTCCTACCTGCTTAAGTTGCAGCCGTACCGGACCATTGGGCACGTGCTGGCCACCGTCATCAACGTCCTCATGGCCACGAGCACTCTGTGCTCACTTTTTTGA